TCGATGCCAACCCGGCGTACCTGCAGGCGGTGGAAAAACCCCGGGAAGAGGTGGTGGGCCGGACGTTCAACAGCTTTCTGCCCGAGGACCTGCGGGCCCTGTTTGCCCAGAAGCTGCGCGAAGCCTTTGAGGGCCACAAAGTGCATTTCGATGTGGAAGTGCAGTTCCTGGGCGCCCCGCAGCCGCTCATCTACGCCGTGACCAAGGTGCCGCTGGTGGCGGACGGGGCCATCACCGGGGTGCACGCCGTGTTTCGCGACATGACCGAAACGTACAACTCGAACCGCGTGATTCGGGAGCAGGCCGATAAGCTCAACACCATTTTCGAGAGCATCACCGATGCCTTCTTCCTGCTGGACCGCGAGTGGCGTTTCGGGTTCGTAAACAGCGAGGTGGAGCGCCTGCTCAACGTGAAGCGGGAGCAGATTCTGGGGCGCACGCTGCAGGACGTCTTTCCCGAAGAAAGCCAGGGCGTGCTGCACGAGCAATTCGAAAACGCCTTCCGGACCAACCAGGTCATGCATTTCCAGGCCTACTTCGGGCGCATGCAGCTCTGGCTGGAAGTAAAGGCGTTTCCATCCAAAGAAGGCCTGTCGATTTACTTTTCCGATGTCACGGAGAAAGTCCGCTCGCAGGAGGAGCTGTACCGGCAAAACAAAGACCTGCAGCAGTTTACCTACATCGTGTCGCACAACCTGCGCGCGCCCGTGGCCAACGCCCTGGGGCTGGTGGACCTGCTGGGTACGCTGGATAAGGATTCACCCGATTACAAGCCCGCGCTCGACAACCTGCGCGCCAGCACCCAGCAGGTTGACATGGTGCTGCGGGACATGAACACCATCCTTTCCATTCGGGACAAGCAGGGCGTGGAAGAGCCCGAGCAGGTGCTC
This region of Hymenobacter sedentarius genomic DNA includes:
- a CDS encoding PAS domain-containing protein; protein product: MSDILQLKESEQRFRALFENNPDLVLFQDATGVILDANPAYLQAVEKPREEVVGRTFNSFLPEDLRALFAQKLREAFEGHKVHFDVEVQFLGAPQPLIYAVTKVPLVADGAITGVHAVFRDMTETYNSNRVIREQADKLNTIFESITDAFFLLDREWRFGFVNSEVERLLNVKREQILGRTLQDVFPEESQGVLHEQFENAFRTNQVMHFQAYFGRMQLWLEVKAFPSKEGLSIYFSDVTEKVRSQEELYRQNKDLQQFTYIVSHNLRAPVANALGLVDLLGTLDKDSPDYKPALDNLRASTQQVDMVLRDMNTILSIRDKQGVEEPEQVLLGDIVEQARLNLAELTTQCGGEVLTDIPADLYVLGNRAYLYSIFFNLLSNSLKYRSDERPLRVSITARAQPGQGAEVVVADNGSGFDMEKAGLDVFRLYKRFHSSQPGRGMGLYLVKTHVETMGGQIEVSSAVNVGTRFTLHLR